One window from the genome of Garra rufa chromosome 1, GarRuf1.0, whole genome shotgun sequence encodes:
- the mrm2 gene encoding rRNA methyltransferase 2, mitochondrial, translating to MMWKCIQRAYIHVSAVSLKKTPLHMKGKSAADQRWLVRQLNDPFVKAAHAQNYRCRSAFKLIEIDDKYRLLKPGLSVIDCGAAPGAWSQVAVHRVNSTGESVDLPKGSVIGIDILRIAPLDGAQLLSNHDITEPSTHMALERLLPEARADVILSDMAPNASGLRDLDHERLVTMCLSVLDLADKVLRPGGSLICKYWDGALAHKLQQRLSSMFQDVRTIKPRASRKESAELFFLARMFKMR from the exons ATGATGTGGAAATGTATTCAAAGGGCGTACATTCACGTGTCAGCGGTCTCTCTAAAGAAGACGCCTCTGCATATGAAGGGGAAGAGTGCTGCCGATCAGAGATGGCTGGTGCGGCAGCTCAATGACCCTTTCGTTAAAGCTGCTCACGCACAGAATTACCGCTGTAGAAGTGCATTTAAACTGATTGAGATAGATGACAAATACAGACTTCTCAAACCTGGTTTGAGTGTCATAGATTGTGGCGCTGCGCCTGGTGCATGGAGTCAAGTTGCAGTCCATAGAGTCAACTCAACAGGAGAAA GTGTGGATCTTCCCAAAGGAAGTGTAATAGGAATAGACATATTACGCATCGCCCCTTTGGATGGAGCTCAGCTGCTGTCCAATCATGACATCACTGAGCCCTCGACTCACATGGCGCTGGAGAGGCTCCTCCCTGAAGCTCGAGCAGATGTCATCCTCAGTGACATGGCCCCCAATGCCAGTGGGCTCAGGGATCTGGATCATGAAAGACTGGTCACCATGTGTCTATCAGTGCTGGACTTAGCTGACAAGGTTTTGCGCCCCGGGGGCTCTTTGATTTGTAAATACTGGGATGGCGCTCTGGCTCATAAGCTCCAGCAGAGGCTTTCCTCTATGTTTCAAGATGTAAGAACTATAAAGCCAAGAGCAAGCAGAAAAGAGTCAGCAGAGCTTTTCTTTCTGGCGAGGATGTTCAAAATGAGATAG
- the nudt1 gene encoding oxidized purine nucleoside triphosphate hydrolase: protein MLTNKLLTLVLVVQPSRVLLGMKKRGFGAGKWNGFGGKVQPGETIEQAARRELLEESGLSVDTLHKIGNIKFEFIGETELLDVHIFRADTYKGEPTESDEMRPQWFDTDKIPFSQMWADDVLWFPLLLQKKKFLGYFKFHGHDVIVEHKLEEVEDV from the exons ATGTTGACTAATAAGCTGCTGACCCTGGTTTTGGTGGTGCAGCCTAGCCGGGTGTTGTTGGGCATGAAGAAAAGAGGCTTTGGAGCTGGCAAGTGGAATGGGTTTGGAGGGAAAGTCCAGCCAGGAGAGACCATAGAGCAGGCGGCCAGACG GGAGCTGCTAGAGGAAAGTGGCCTCAGCGTTGACACCCTCCACAAGATTGGAAATATCAAATTTGAGTTTATTGGGGAAACAGAACTGCTGGATGTCCACATTTTTAGAGCTGACACCTATAAAGGAGAGCCGACCGAATCAGACG AGATGAGGCCACAGTGGTTTGACACAGATAAAATACCTTTCAGCCAGATGTGGGCAGATGACGTCCTGTGGTTCCCATTGCTGCTTCAGAAAAAGAAGTTCTTGGGATATTTTAAGTTCCACGGTCATGATGTGATAGTGGAGCATAAACTGGAGGAAGTGGAGGATGTGTGA